One genomic region from Sorangium aterium encodes:
- the ribH gene encoding 6,7-dimethyl-8-ribityllumazine synthase has product MAEQAVGQAQARVIEGNLVVPPGARFALVASRFNHFIVDRLVEGALDAIARHGGALGRTSIVRVPGAWEMPTIVGRLAHKKSVDAIITLGAVIRGSTPHFDYVAAEVTKGIATVSLQTGVPVTFGVLTTDSIEQAVERAGTKHGNKGWEAAVSAIEMLALGAALDTAGL; this is encoded by the coding sequence ATGGCAGAGCAAGCGGTCGGGCAAGCACAGGCGAGGGTGATCGAAGGGAACCTGGTGGTCCCGCCGGGGGCGCGCTTCGCGCTCGTGGCGAGCCGCTTCAACCACTTCATCGTCGACCGCCTGGTCGAGGGCGCGCTCGACGCCATCGCGCGGCACGGCGGCGCGCTCGGTCGGACGTCAATCGTGCGCGTCCCGGGCGCGTGGGAGATGCCCACCATCGTGGGGAGGCTCGCGCACAAGAAGAGCGTCGACGCGATCATCACCCTGGGCGCGGTGATCCGGGGCTCGACGCCGCATTTCGACTACGTGGCGGCCGAGGTCACGAAGGGGATCGCGACCGTGTCGCTCCAGACCGGGGTGCCGGTCACGTTCGGGGTGCTCACGACCGACTCGATCGAGCAAGCGGTCGAGCGGGCGGGCACGAAGCATGGCAATAAGGGGTGGGAGGCCGCCGTCAGCGCGATCGAGATGCTCGCGCTCGGCGCCGCGCTGGACACTGCTGGCCTGTAA
- the ribB gene encoding 3,4-dihydroxy-2-butanone-4-phosphate synthase — MSAASSGRLDQDMTSGGPMPHRLTIDKAVLDRVNTALDHIRAGKMVILVDDEDRENEGDLCMAAEAVTPEAINFMAMHGRGLICLALDEEQVARLELPMMSAPGRSGPPLGTAFTVSIEARTGVTTGISAADRAHTIRVAIARDAAPEDLVTPGHVFPLKARRGGVLVRTGQTEGSVDLARLAGLRPAGVICEIMNDDGSMARMRDLEVFAAKHGLLIVTVADLIQYRLQTERLVRCVGERTLRLDLTGTEWTVYVYEVINEQRQFLALTKGAVATPDPILCRVHSGSTIADLFSSTPLDGGSNLREALLAIESAGVGVVVYIPSRGDLGRELELLKGSGSDEALPVVKTQQPWTLREFGLGAQVLADLGVHQIRLLTNSQPKIAGITGYGLTVIERVPLVSMKGEA, encoded by the coding sequence GTGTCAGCCGCCTCGAGCGGCAGGCTCGACCAGGACATGACCTCCGGGGGCCCGATGCCTCATCGGCTGACCATCGACAAAGCGGTCCTCGACCGCGTGAACACCGCGCTCGATCACATCCGCGCGGGCAAGATGGTGATCCTCGTCGACGACGAGGATCGCGAGAACGAGGGGGATCTCTGCATGGCCGCGGAGGCGGTCACCCCCGAGGCGATCAACTTCATGGCCATGCACGGGCGCGGCCTCATCTGCCTCGCCCTCGACGAGGAGCAGGTGGCGCGCCTCGAGCTGCCGATGATGTCCGCGCCAGGGCGGAGCGGACCGCCGCTCGGCACCGCCTTCACCGTCAGCATCGAGGCGCGCACCGGGGTGACGACCGGGATCAGCGCCGCCGATCGGGCGCACACGATCCGGGTCGCGATCGCGCGCGACGCCGCGCCCGAGGATCTCGTCACGCCGGGGCACGTCTTTCCGCTGAAGGCGCGCCGCGGGGGCGTGCTCGTGCGGACGGGGCAGACCGAGGGATCCGTGGATCTCGCGCGCCTCGCCGGGCTCCGGCCGGCGGGCGTGATCTGCGAGATCATGAACGACGACGGCAGCATGGCCCGCATGCGGGATCTCGAGGTGTTCGCCGCGAAGCACGGCCTGCTGATCGTGACGGTGGCGGACCTCATCCAGTACCGGCTCCAGACCGAGCGGCTGGTCCGCTGCGTGGGCGAGCGGACGCTGCGGCTCGACCTGACGGGCACGGAGTGGACCGTGTACGTCTACGAGGTGATCAACGAGCAGCGGCAGTTCCTCGCGCTGACCAAGGGCGCGGTGGCGACGCCGGACCCCATCCTGTGCCGCGTGCACTCCGGGTCGACCATCGCGGACCTCTTCAGCTCGACGCCCCTCGACGGCGGCTCGAACCTGCGCGAGGCGCTCCTCGCGATCGAGAGCGCCGGCGTCGGGGTGGTCGTCTACATCCCATCGCGAGGGGACCTGGGCCGCGAGCTGGAGCTGCTGAAGGGCTCGGGCTCCGACGAGGCGCTCCCCGTCGTGAAGACGCAGCAGCCGTGGACGCTGCGGGAGTTCGGCCTCGGCGCGCAGGTCCTGGCGGACCTCGGGGTGCACCAGATCCGGCTCCTCACGAACAGCCAGCCGAAGATCGCGGGGATCACCGGGTACGGGCTCACCGTGATCGAGCGGGTGCCGCTCGTCTCGATGAAGGGCGAGGCCTGA
- a CDS encoding riboflavin synthase: protein MFTGLVETIGVLRRRSGGAVARALVEASLGPLTLGESVSVNGACLTVDRIAPGGFECDMSAETLGRTTLGALPLGARVHLERATPLGARMGGHVVLGHVDGLGRVVEHARAGDAIRLRVSAPPDLAPYLAPKGSIAVDGASLTLNAVSAPGAAEIWFDVMLVPHTIGRTLLGELRPGAAVNLEVDVLARYVARALEVASLASVKGLSSQDARGGDASAERGEERGNTGEHADHDERLLAKLRAGGFW, encoded by the coding sequence ATGTTCACAGGGCTTGTCGAGACGATCGGGGTCCTCCGCCGCCGGAGCGGCGGCGCCGTGGCCCGCGCGCTCGTCGAGGCGAGCCTCGGGCCGCTGACGCTCGGCGAGTCCGTGAGCGTGAACGGCGCCTGCCTCACCGTCGATCGCATCGCGCCCGGCGGGTTCGAGTGCGACATGTCGGCCGAGACCCTCGGCCGCACCACGCTCGGCGCGCTGCCGCTCGGCGCGCGCGTCCACCTCGAGCGCGCGACGCCGCTCGGCGCGCGGATGGGGGGGCACGTGGTGCTGGGCCACGTCGACGGGCTCGGCCGCGTCGTCGAGCACGCGCGGGCCGGCGACGCGATCCGCCTCCGGGTGAGCGCCCCGCCCGATCTCGCGCCGTACCTCGCTCCCAAGGGCTCGATCGCCGTCGACGGCGCCAGCCTCACGCTCAACGCCGTGTCCGCGCCTGGCGCCGCCGAGATCTGGTTCGATGTGATGCTGGTGCCGCACACCATCGGCCGGACTCTCCTCGGAGAGCTCCGCCCCGGCGCGGCCGTCAACCTTGAAGTTGACGTGCTCGCGCGCTACGTGGCGCGGGCGCTCGAGGTCGCATCGCTCGCCAGCGTGAAGGGCCTCTCGAGCCAAGACGCGCGCGGCGGCGATGCCTCCGCCGAGCGCGGCGAAGAGCGCGGAAATACGGGAGAGCATGCGGATCACGACGAACGACTCCTCGCAAAGCTGCGCGCGGGGGGATTCTGGTGA
- a CDS encoding PilZ domain-containing protein, giving the protein MVDDQGSPESSDAKTGRKEERVTINKEFESYDAFINEYVTNISRTGVFVRSKTPLAVGTKVNLRFTVIMDDIETVEGVGEVVRVHDDPQGMGVVFTELSGYSQGLIDKLLTSQGHRTSKG; this is encoded by the coding sequence ATGGTGGACGATCAGGGTTCTCCGGAGAGCAGCGACGCGAAGACGGGGCGCAAGGAAGAGCGCGTCACCATCAACAAGGAGTTCGAGTCCTACGACGCGTTCATCAACGAGTACGTGACGAACATCTCGCGGACCGGCGTGTTCGTGCGCTCGAAGACGCCGCTCGCCGTCGGGACGAAGGTGAACCTACGGTTCACCGTGATCATGGACGACATCGAGACGGTCGAGGGCGTCGGCGAGGTCGTGCGCGTGCACGACGATCCGCAGGGGATGGGGGTCGTCTTCACCGAGCTGTCCGGCTACTCGCAGGGGCTCATCGACAAGCTCCTGACAAGCCAGGGGCACCGCACCTCGAAGGGCTAG
- a CDS encoding Rne/Rng family ribonuclease, translated as MGKNLLVINVDIRETRVALIENGIIAELHLERESSKGTLGNIYLGKVSRVLPGMQAAFIDVGLERAAFLHVEDLIRPDDFEAYLAGHRRTVEEERASSRGRAARGSEAPRPDESEVHELSGAEAAPESPDLAPGRHELRERADFGADEGFEAGVSAEAGGSLDEGSDVPIELPTALDVLGSPSGQAFAGVGTMVALDEADDPEPEIDDGHALDGADDDDEELVAPGGGSDADEASAEESGPDEVSVEDDDELDTPAYEVEPASPPPEDGADAWSAAEEHPEALSNTADSGETEAHEASTSDEPVAHGAAGEWPAGQEASAPPVPKAAAAASGDDVPPAARARSGRARGRGEARVRRSGRTRDRRANLEGGSAAPVEAAPAEAREGREAPREGRHAPREGREGREGREAPREGREAPREGREAPREGREGREAPREGREGRDGREGRDRSGKGQQGGRDREQRGREQRARGREQPRDGKGKSAARGQQSSRSWQNEPPRISKSTPIREVVREGQEVIVQVSKEPIGTKGARVTSHISLPGRYVVYLPTVDHIGISKRIGSEKERSRLRDAIEAMKPPQGGLIVRTLAEGLTKKQLKADVGYLVRLWGEVAKKRESGVRAPAVLYTELDLVLKTARDLFTDDIEKIVIDDREEYIRLRRFVEMFMPERADAVELYEGTEPIFDAYGIEDEIQRALSRKVPLPSGGHLIIDQAEALTAIDVNTGRFVGKGSKDLEETILTTNLEAVEEIAYQLRFRNIGGLIILDLIDMERAQNREKVRRRLEELLSRDKAKTTLNRISDLGLIEMTRKRTRESLGRTILEPCFYCDGTGQLQSKQTVAYEILRQIRRERMNLPGYSVVVNAHPAVIDLLKNDERIAVQEAERLFQRRIDLVPRKEYHLEQFDLQGR; from the coding sequence ATGGGAAAGAACCTTCTCGTCATCAATGTGGACATCCGCGAGACACGCGTCGCGCTGATCGAAAACGGGATCATCGCTGAGCTGCATCTCGAGCGGGAGAGCTCCAAGGGGACGCTCGGAAACATCTACCTCGGCAAGGTCAGCCGCGTTTTGCCCGGAATGCAGGCCGCGTTCATCGACGTGGGGCTCGAGCGAGCAGCCTTCCTGCACGTCGAGGACCTCATCCGGCCCGACGATTTCGAGGCGTACCTGGCTGGGCACCGCCGGACTGTCGAGGAAGAGCGCGCCTCCTCGCGAGGCCGCGCCGCGCGCGGCAGCGAGGCGCCTAGACCTGACGAAAGCGAGGTGCATGAGCTATCGGGCGCAGAAGCCGCGCCCGAGAGCCCCGACCTGGCACCCGGACGCCACGAGCTCCGGGAACGGGCGGACTTCGGGGCAGACGAAGGATTCGAGGCCGGCGTCTCGGCCGAGGCCGGCGGCTCGCTCGACGAAGGGAGCGACGTGCCGATCGAGCTGCCGACGGCGCTCGACGTGCTCGGAAGCCCCTCCGGCCAGGCGTTCGCCGGCGTGGGGACGATGGTGGCGCTCGACGAGGCCGACGACCCGGAGCCGGAGATCGACGACGGGCACGCGCTCGACGGCGCGGACGACGACGACGAGGAGCTGGTCGCGCCTGGCGGAGGCAGCGACGCCGACGAGGCGAGCGCAGAGGAGTCCGGCCCCGACGAGGTGAGCGTCGAGGACGACGACGAGCTCGACACGCCCGCCTACGAGGTCGAGCCTGCCTCACCGCCACCGGAGGATGGCGCGGACGCGTGGAGCGCGGCCGAGGAGCATCCGGAGGCGCTGAGCAACACGGCGGACAGCGGCGAGACGGAAGCGCATGAGGCGAGCACGTCGGACGAGCCCGTCGCGCACGGCGCTGCCGGCGAGTGGCCGGCCGGACAGGAGGCGAGCGCGCCGCCGGTCCCCAAGGCCGCGGCAGCGGCCTCGGGCGATGACGTCCCGCCGGCAGCGCGGGCGCGCAGCGGGCGCGCGCGCGGACGGGGGGAGGCGCGCGTGCGCCGATCGGGACGGACGCGCGACCGACGCGCCAATCTCGAGGGCGGCAGCGCCGCGCCCGTGGAGGCGGCCCCCGCGGAAGCACGCGAAGGGCGCGAGGCGCCGCGCGAGGGACGGCACGCCCCACGCGAGGGCCGAGAAGGGCGCGAAGGCCGCGAGGCGCCGCGCGAAGGCCGCGAGGCGCCGCGCGAAGGCCGCGAGGCGCCGCGCGAAGGCCGCGAGGGGCGCGAGGCGCCGCGCGAAGGCCGCGAGGGCCGGGACGGACGCGAAGGGCGCGACCGGAGCGGCAAAGGACAGCAGGGCGGGCGCGATCGCGAACAACGCGGGCGCGAGCAGCGGGCGCGTGGGCGCGAGCAGCCGCGGGACGGCAAGGGCAAGAGCGCAGCGCGGGGCCAGCAGAGCTCGCGCAGCTGGCAGAACGAGCCGCCGCGGATCTCGAAGTCGACGCCGATCCGCGAGGTCGTCCGCGAAGGGCAGGAGGTCATCGTCCAGGTCTCGAAGGAGCCGATCGGGACGAAGGGCGCCCGGGTCACGAGCCACATCTCGTTGCCCGGCCGCTATGTCGTGTACCTGCCGACGGTCGATCACATCGGGATCTCCAAGCGCATCGGCTCGGAGAAGGAGCGATCCCGGCTGCGGGACGCCATCGAGGCGATGAAGCCCCCGCAGGGCGGGCTCATCGTGCGCACGCTCGCCGAGGGCCTCACGAAGAAGCAGCTCAAGGCCGACGTCGGCTACCTCGTTCGCCTCTGGGGCGAGGTCGCGAAGAAGCGCGAGAGCGGCGTGAGGGCGCCGGCGGTGCTCTACACCGAGCTCGACCTCGTGCTGAAGACCGCCCGCGACCTCTTCACCGACGACATCGAGAAGATCGTGATCGACGACCGCGAGGAGTACATCCGGCTGCGGCGCTTCGTCGAGATGTTCATGCCCGAGCGCGCCGACGCGGTGGAGCTCTACGAGGGGACGGAGCCGATCTTCGACGCGTACGGGATCGAGGACGAGATCCAGCGCGCGCTGTCGCGGAAGGTCCCGCTGCCCTCGGGCGGGCACCTGATCATCGATCAGGCCGAGGCGCTCACCGCGATCGACGTGAACACAGGGCGGTTCGTCGGCAAGGGGTCGAAGGATCTCGAGGAGACGATCCTGACCACGAACCTGGAGGCGGTCGAGGAGATCGCCTATCAGCTCCGGTTCCGCAACATCGGCGGGCTCATCATCCTCGACCTCATCGACATGGAGCGCGCCCAGAACCGGGAGAAGGTGCGGCGCCGCCTCGAGGAGTTGCTCTCCAGGGACAAGGCGAAGACCACGCTGAACCGGATCTCCGATCTGGGCCTCATCGAGATGACCCGGAAGCGGACGCGCGAGAGCCTCGGGCGGACGATCCTCGAGCCGTGCTTCTACTGCGACGGGACGGGCCAGCTGCAGTCCAAGCAGACGGTCGCCTACGAGATCCTGCGGCAGATACGGCGCGAGCGGATGAACCTGCCCGGCTACTCGGTCGTGGTCAACGCGCACCCGGCCGTGATCGATCTGCTGAAGAACGACGAGCGCATCGCCGTGCAAGAGGCGGAGCGGCTGTTCCAGCGCCGGATCGATCTCGTGCCCCGGAAGGAGTACCACCTCGAGCAGTTCGATCTGCAAGGCAGGTAA